GACCTCGAGACGGCGTTCGACGCCGCGGAGAACCGGACCTTCGCGGTCCAGCTCGCGCGCACGGGAGTCACACTCGCCGTACCGGCCGACCGCCGCCTCATCGAGGTCCTGCGCGAGGCCGTGAGCGGCCTGTCCTACGACTGCGAGAAGGGTTACTGCGGCGCCTGCGAGACCCGTGTGCTCGCCGGGACGCCGGAGCACCGGGACTCCGTGCTCAGTGACGAGGAACGCCTTGCCGGGCGCACGATGATGATCTGTGTCGGCCGGTGTCAGGGCGACCGGCTCGTCCTCGACATCTGAGCAGTCCTCGGCCGGCCACCGCGCGGGTCCAACAGCGGACGTCACGTTCGCCGTTGGACCCGCGCGGTGGCCGTTTCCAGCATGCCGCCGCCGAGGAGAAACAACGTCGCCGACATCCATCCAGGCCCCTCCATAGCAACGCATGCGAGATGCCATGTTGGAATACGAGACAGCGTAACGGCACGGACCCCCACCGGAAACACCGGGGCAACGGGACGTTCCTAGCGTCGGGCCAGCCCTTCCCCTCCACGAAAGGTCGGCCATGACTGCGATCGACTCGCCCCTCCTCGACGTCGCCGCGACCGGCTTCCCGATCCTCCAGCCCGGCCACGGAGCGATCGCGTCGACGACCTACGTCCCGGCCACGCCCGGGAACACCCTGTGGGGTCGCCTTCCGTGCGAGGCGGACGCACCGTGCGCGGTCGTGCGACCGGGCTCCGTCGTCACGGTCGACACGCTCAGCCACGAGGGAGTTCTCGAGGACCAGGGCCGCGACCCCGCCCAGTTCTTCGGCCGTTACGGCGTCAGCGGCGGCCATGTGCTCGACGACGCCCAGCAGGTGGCGGACTCCGGCATGCCGCACGACTTCGACGACGACGGGCCGCACCTCGTCACCGGGCCCATCGCCGTGGCCGGCGCCCGGCCCGGCGATCTGCTCGCCATCACCGTCCTCGGCCTCACTCCGCGCGTTCCGTACGGCATGGTCTCCGCACGCCACGGCTTCGGCGCACTCCCCGGCGAGATGCCCTCGCTGCCCGGTCCCGCGTTCACCTTCGCCACGGCACACGCGGACAGCCACGGCGCGTGGGGCCGGATGGCGGTGGATCCGACGGACCCCTCGCGCGGCTCACTGCGCTTCCCGCTGCGGCCGTTCCTCGGCGTGATGGGTGTGGCGGTGCCCGGGGACGAGCGGCCGCACTCGGTGCCGCCGGGGCGCCACGGGGGCAACATCGACATCTCCCTGCTCGGCGAGGGCGCCACGCTGTTCCTCCCGGTGCAGGTCGACGACGCGCTGGTCTACTTCGGTGACCCCCACTTCGCTCAGGGCGACGGCGAGGTCGCCCTCACCGCGTTCGAGGCGTCGTTGCGTGCCACCGTGAAGCTCGAGGTGGTGCCGGGCGGTGCGGCACTGCGGCCCGGCCACGGCCGCGTCGCCCCGTTCGCCGAGACGGACGACTACCTGGTGCCGATCGGCCTGGACAAGGACCTCGACGAGGCGATGCGCGACTGCGTGCGCTGCGCGCTGGACCTGCTCGCGACCGACTACGGCATCGACCGCCATCTGGCGATGGCGTATCTCAGCGCGGCAGGCGACTTCGCGGTCTCCCAGGTCGTCGACGACGTGAAGGGCGTCCACGCGAAGATCCGCAAGTCCGACTTCCGCGAGATCGGCCGACCGCGCTGACCGACGGATGCACCGATTCCCGCCGCGGCACGGCGAAACGGACCAGGCGGCGGGTTCAGGTCCAGGAAGAGAACGCCGCGAGCCCCGCACAGGCGGCGACCGCGGTCAGGATCTGGGCGCAGGCCGGGCTCATGGACCGCGGCAGCGCCTCGGACTCGCTCCACTCCCGGCCGTCCGACGCGGCCCCGCACGCACTCGCCAGCGCGGCCAGCGCGGCCAAGCGCTCCGAGGAATCGGCCGCACCGCCAAGAGAGCGGACCACGGCATCCCGCCTCTCGCTGCGCAGGACGTCGTAGCGACGAGCCCACCCGGTCGGCAACGGCAACCGACTCGGCGTGCGAACGAGGACACCCTCGGCGATCAAGCCGGCCGACAGACGCTTGTGCGCGCCGACGCTCAGGGCCCTGACCCACTCCGATGCCGTGCGCGGTTTGCGAGACGACCGGATCCGCGCGAGAACCTCGCCGAGCGCGCGGTCCTGCGGCTGTGCACCGCGGACGGCGACGATGTATCCGTCAACGGTGTGGATGAAGCCGTCCAGAGCGAGTTCCATCAGCATCGCGCCGCTCAAGCCGAAGTCGAGGCCGGTGCCATAGCCAGGAACACGGCCTTGCCCGTCCAGATACACAGCCAGCATGAAGTCACCGCAGAGGCTCGAGGTGGCATCGGTCTTCATCCCGGTCTCCCCAATACGGCGCTACGGCTTCAGCTTCGGGGTTCTTCCGGACCGGGTAGCCGAACCAGATCCCGAGGAAGTACTCGCAGCACTATGGCGGGCCCAGAGACTCTGCGTCAATGCAAGATATCGTCCCGACATACGGAACACGGCCCTTCCTCGGGCCGGCTGGACGCAGGCATCCACCTCCCAGCATTGCGCCCACGCGGGTCGGTGGTGCAGCTCCGATCGACATCGGCGGCCTGCGCATCGTCAGTGATCCGACCTTCGACGAGGCCGGCCCGCACGGCTACCTCACCAAGACGACCGGACCTGCCGTCGACGAGGACGGGGTGGGGCCGGTCGCCAACTTTCTGATCACCCGCCTCACGGTCGCGGAGATCTCCCGCGGGGT
The nucleotide sequence above comes from Streptomyces sp. NL15-2K. Encoded proteins:
- a CDS encoding GPP34 family phosphoprotein, which codes for MKTDATSSLCGDFMLAVYLDGQGRVPGYGTGLDFGLSGAMLMELALDGFIHTVDGYIVAVRGAQPQDRALGEVLARIRSSRKPRTASEWVRALSVGAHKRLSAGLIAEGVLVRTPSRLPLPTGWARRYDVLRSERRDAVVRSLGGAADSSERLAALAALASACGAASDGREWSESEALPRSMSPACAQILTAVAACAGLAAFSSWT
- a CDS encoding acetamidase/formamidase family protein, whose translation is MTAIDSPLLDVAATGFPILQPGHGAIASTTYVPATPGNTLWGRLPCEADAPCAVVRPGSVVTVDTLSHEGVLEDQGRDPAQFFGRYGVSGGHVLDDAQQVADSGMPHDFDDDGPHLVTGPIAVAGARPGDLLAITVLGLTPRVPYGMVSARHGFGALPGEMPSLPGPAFTFATAHADSHGAWGRMAVDPTDPSRGSLRFPLRPFLGVMGVAVPGDERPHSVPPGRHGGNIDISLLGEGATLFLPVQVDDALVYFGDPHFAQGDGEVALTAFEASLRATVKLEVVPGGAALRPGHGRVAPFAETDDYLVPIGLDKDLDEAMRDCVRCALDLLATDYGIDRHLAMAYLSAAGDFAVSQVVDDVKGVHAKIRKSDFREIGRPR